In the Malania oleifera isolate guangnan ecotype guangnan chromosome 1, ASM2987363v1, whole genome shotgun sequence genome, one interval contains:
- the LOC131146654 gene encoding uncharacterized protein LOC131146654 isoform X2, translating to MSTMDLKLKSINWVGNIYQKFEAMCNEVDDIVGQDTVRYVENQVQTVGESVKKFCSNVVQNDWLEARLSVVQDILPPFVDSAKHEAQAAALKQNATHEKSMINIEGNPVNNELRQSFVEPYVTSRVSRQLNNASSLSGLHCVNELIPAPSMDPIRRADSDLSSRQSDTVLMYKNPDASVEECALGKKQSSTEMMEALSPSKKNSCESIFFRESVTEKHENSSGILGDVSSATSFDGTEFKSHQEVGFCCDKLVNETESVSDVSSSIRPSELLPSAASYKNKISEMGLTSSFTSNSLSTGSGCLSETSHKEFLQKVENSVDNPANSSGCYSGTPIPALSCHSVWNASSGNQVVETEAALSSSVVSFGSNGHSDDFDDITDPGMVDTDLCDKVKLEDSCVIVDGSLPNASFRARKPRSYKIKIREAFTSRKKLAKEYEQLAILYGDTDVQCSQPDVQNLWPSVSITPLDSKKRPLHDLCDSEWELL from the exons ATGTCGACAATGGATTTGAAACTTAAGAGTATAAACTGGGTTGGGAACATATACCAGAAGTTTGAGGCTATGTGCAATGAGGTAGATGATATCGTGGGCCAG GATACAGTGAGATACGTTGAAAACCAGGTGCAGACAGTCGGTGAAAGTGTGAAGAAATTTTGTTCTAATGTGGTGCAAAATGATTGGCTTGAGGCCAGGTTGAGTGTGGTACAAGATATACTTCCTCCTTTTGTGGATTCTGCAAAACATGAAGCTCAAGCAGCTGCTCTGAAACAAAATGCCACCCATGAGAAGTCAATGATAAACATTGAGGGAAATCCTGTAAATAATGAGTTAAGGCAATCATTTGTGGAGCCATATGTAACCAGTCGTGTGAGTAGGCAGCTAAATAATGCATCATCTTTGAGTGGACTTCATTGCGTAAATGAACTTATACCTGCACCATCTATGGATCCTATTAGAAGGGCGGACTCTGATTTATCTTCAAGACAAAGTGACACTGTTTTGATGTATAAAAACCCAGATGCTAGTGTTGAAGAATGTGCCCTAGGAAAGAAGCAATCTTCAACTGAGATGATGGAGGCACTCTCTCCCAGCAAGAAAAATTCTTGTGAATCAATATTCTTCAGAGAGTCTGTTACTGAAAAGCATGAAAATTCATCTGGTATTTTGGGCGATGTTTCATCAGCAACTTCTTTTGATGGTACAGAGTTCAAATCCCACCAAGAAGTGGGGTTCTGTTGTGACAAGTTGGTAAATGAAACTGAATCCGTTTCTGATGTTTCAAGCAGTATTCGACCTTCAGAACTCTTGCCCTCAGCAGCATCTTACAAGAATAAAATCTCAGAAATGGGACTCACGTCCTCTTTCACTTCCAATTCCTTATCGACTGGATCTGGCTGCCTGTCTGAAACTTCACACAAGGAATTCCTGCAAAAGGTGGAGAATAGTGTTGATAACCCTGCTAATTCATCTGGGTGCTATTCTGGTACGCCCATCCCAGCCTTATCTTGTCATTCAGTCTGGAATGCATCTAGCGGGAACCAAGTAGTGGAGACAGAGGCTGCTTTATCCAGCAGTGTTGTGTCATTTGGATCCAATG GGCATTCAGATGACTTTGATGATATTACTGATCCTGGTATGGTAGACACTGATTTGTGTGATAAGGTGAAGCTTGAAGATAGTTGTGTCATTGTCGATGGTAGTTTGCCTAATGCCTCATTTAGAGCTCGAAAACCAAGATCATACAAg ATAAAAATCCGGGAGGCTTTTACTTCAAGGAAGAAGTTGGCAAAGGAGTATGAGCAGCTAGCCATTTTATATGGAGACACTGATGTGCAATGCAGCCAACCCGATGTGCAAAACCTCTGGCCATCTGTTTCCATAACGCCCTTGGACTCGAAGAAACGGCCATTGCATGATTTATGTGACTCTGAGTGGGAGCTGCTGTAA
- the LOC131146654 gene encoding uncharacterized protein LOC131146654 isoform X1 produces MSTMDLKLKSINWVGNIYQKFEAMCNEVDDIVGQDTVRYVENQVQTVGESVKKFCSNVVQNDWLEARLSVVQDILPPFVDSAKHEAQAAALKQNATHEKSMINIEGNPVNNELRQSFVEPYVTSRVSRQLNNASSLSGLHCVNELIPAPSMDPIRRADSDLSSRQSDTVLMYKNPDASVEECALGKKQSSTEMMEALSPSKKNSCESIFFRESVTEKHENSSGILGDVSSATSFDGTEFKSHQEVGFCCDKLVNETESVSDVSSSIRPSELLPSAASYKNKISEMGLTSSFTSNSLSTGSGCLSETSHKEFLQKVENSVDNPANSSGCYSGTPIPALSCHSVWNASSGNQVVETEAALSSSVVSFGSNVLDTYGTSEAESLSGSCGNRHEQQCDSIQMGGFTASLEFGHSDDFDDITDPGMVDTDLCDKVKLEDSCVIVDGSLPNASFRARKPRSYKIKIREAFTSRKKLAKEYEQLAILYGDTDVQCSQPDVQNLWPSVSITPLDSKKRPLHDLCDSEWELL; encoded by the exons ATGTCGACAATGGATTTGAAACTTAAGAGTATAAACTGGGTTGGGAACATATACCAGAAGTTTGAGGCTATGTGCAATGAGGTAGATGATATCGTGGGCCAG GATACAGTGAGATACGTTGAAAACCAGGTGCAGACAGTCGGTGAAAGTGTGAAGAAATTTTGTTCTAATGTGGTGCAAAATGATTGGCTTGAGGCCAGGTTGAGTGTGGTACAAGATATACTTCCTCCTTTTGTGGATTCTGCAAAACATGAAGCTCAAGCAGCTGCTCTGAAACAAAATGCCACCCATGAGAAGTCAATGATAAACATTGAGGGAAATCCTGTAAATAATGAGTTAAGGCAATCATTTGTGGAGCCATATGTAACCAGTCGTGTGAGTAGGCAGCTAAATAATGCATCATCTTTGAGTGGACTTCATTGCGTAAATGAACTTATACCTGCACCATCTATGGATCCTATTAGAAGGGCGGACTCTGATTTATCTTCAAGACAAAGTGACACTGTTTTGATGTATAAAAACCCAGATGCTAGTGTTGAAGAATGTGCCCTAGGAAAGAAGCAATCTTCAACTGAGATGATGGAGGCACTCTCTCCCAGCAAGAAAAATTCTTGTGAATCAATATTCTTCAGAGAGTCTGTTACTGAAAAGCATGAAAATTCATCTGGTATTTTGGGCGATGTTTCATCAGCAACTTCTTTTGATGGTACAGAGTTCAAATCCCACCAAGAAGTGGGGTTCTGTTGTGACAAGTTGGTAAATGAAACTGAATCCGTTTCTGATGTTTCAAGCAGTATTCGACCTTCAGAACTCTTGCCCTCAGCAGCATCTTACAAGAATAAAATCTCAGAAATGGGACTCACGTCCTCTTTCACTTCCAATTCCTTATCGACTGGATCTGGCTGCCTGTCTGAAACTTCACACAAGGAATTCCTGCAAAAGGTGGAGAATAGTGTTGATAACCCTGCTAATTCATCTGGGTGCTATTCTGGTACGCCCATCCCAGCCTTATCTTGTCATTCAGTCTGGAATGCATCTAGCGGGAACCAAGTAGTGGAGACAGAGGCTGCTTTATCCAGCAGTGTTGTGTCATTTGGATCCAATG TGTTGGACACCTACGGTACTAGTGAGGCAGAGTCTCTGTCTGGATCATGTGGAAATAGGCATGAACAGCAATGTGACTCTATTCAAATGGGGGGTTTCACTGCCTCTTTAGAATTTG GGCATTCAGATGACTTTGATGATATTACTGATCCTGGTATGGTAGACACTGATTTGTGTGATAAGGTGAAGCTTGAAGATAGTTGTGTCATTGTCGATGGTAGTTTGCCTAATGCCTCATTTAGAGCTCGAAAACCAAGATCATACAAg ATAAAAATCCGGGAGGCTTTTACTTCAAGGAAGAAGTTGGCAAAGGAGTATGAGCAGCTAGCCATTTTATATGGAGACACTGATGTGCAATGCAGCCAACCCGATGTGCAAAACCTCTGGCCATCTGTTTCCATAACGCCCTTGGACTCGAAGAAACGGCCATTGCATGATTTATGTGACTCTGAGTGGGAGCTGCTGTAA
- the LOC131146668 gene encoding protein trichome birefringence-like 31, which produces MKKQASLDRRIQSLFPVVLASFLILGTARFIFDNLKKNQSHVFRQYQFPEGRRHRVPINVSEDEGIEEGCNVFEGKWVWDNVSYPLYTEDSCPFLVKQVTCLRNGRPDSLYQNWRWQPHGCNLPRFDPLKLLEILRDRTLMFIGDSIQRGQFESMVCLVQSIIPDGKKSLHRIPPMKIFKVEDFNVTIVYYWAPFIVESNSDHATNHTVLKRLVNLDAIAKHGKQWKGVDLLVFESYVWWMYKPVINATFGSPYNVQEYNVTTAYRLALQTWANWMESNINPQTQKVFFMGMSPTHLWSWEWKTGSNENCFNESSPIQGPYWGTGSNLDIMEIVRDVLQGLKIDVTLLNITQLSEFRKDAHTSVYTERKGKLLTKEQKSNPKTFADCIHWCLPGVPDTWNEILYAYLLQNYKNSLSMVEQS; this is translated from the exons ATGAAGAAGCAAGCATCGCTCGATCGCCGGATCCAATCCCTCTTCCCGGTCGtgcttgcctcttttcttatctTGGGGACTGCACGATTCATCTTTGATAACTTGAAGAAGAACCAGAGCCATGTTTTCAGGCAATACCAATTTCCAGAAGGCAGAAGGCACAGGGTGCCGATTAATGTATCAGAGGATGAAGGCATTGAGGAAGGATGCAATGTTTTTGAAGGGAAGTGGGTGTGGGACAATGTGTCTTATCCTCTCTACACAGAAGATAGTTGCCCCTTCCTGGTTAAGCAGGTGACTTGCCTGAGGAATGGGAGGCCTGATTCTCTCTACCAGAACTGGAGGTGGCAGCCCCATGGATGCAATTTACCGAG GTTTGATCCATTGAAGCTATTGGAGATTTTGAGGGACAGAACACTCATGTTTATTGGAGACTCGATACAAAGAGGCCAGTTTGAATCAATGGTCTGTTTGGTGCAATCCATAATCCCTGATGGAAAGAAATCCCTTCACAGAATTCCTCCAATGAAGATTTTTAAAGTAGAG GATTTCAATGTTACAATTGTGTACTACTGGGCTCCCTTCATTGTTGAGTCCAATTCAGATCATGCAACAAATCACACTGTACTAAAACGACTGGTCAACCTCGATGCCATAGCTAAGCATGGCAAACAATGGAAAGGAGTAGATTTACTCGTATTCGAGAGCTACGTGTGGTGGATGTACAAGCCTGTAATCAATGCTAC ATTCGGATCTCCCTACAATGTCCAGGAATACAATGTCACCACAGCATACAGATTAGCACTACAGACATGGGCTAACTGGATGGAGTCCAACATCAATCCCCAGACACAAAAGGTTTTCTTCATGGGCATGTCTCCAACGCATCTATG gAGCTGGGAGTGGAAGACCGGTAGCAATGAAAACTGCTTCAATGAGTCAAGTCCAATCCAAGGTCCATATTGGGGGACTGGTTCCAATCTTGACATCATGGAAATAGTTAGAGATGTCTTGCAAGGACTAAAAATAGATGTAACATTACTGAACATTACCCAATTGTCGGAGTTTCGAAAAGATGCTCATACCTCGGTTTACACGGAGCGCAAGGGCAAGCTATTGACAAAAGAACAGAAATCCAATCCTAAAACTTTTGCAGATTGTATTCACTGGTGTTTGCCAGGAGTTCCTGATACATGGAATGAGATCCTGTATGCATATTTGTTACAGAACTATAAGAATTCTTTATCAATGGTAGAGCAATCATGA